In Equus caballus isolate H_3958 breed thoroughbred chromosome 25, TB-T2T, whole genome shotgun sequence, one DNA window encodes the following:
- the EGFL7 gene encoding epidermal growth factor-like protein 7 isoform X7 gives MLWEGPSSVEAQVAPTAQKSSCHQGPGDDGAPFSSRRVCAIGVPRGPVSESFVQRVYQPFLTTCDGHRACSTYRTIYRTAYRRSPGPAPARPRYACCPGWKRTSGLPGACGAAVCQPPCQNGGVCVQPGRCHCPAGWRGDTCQTDVDECSAGRGGCPQRCVNTAGSYWCQCWEGHSPSADGAICLPKRGTARVPHPHPTTEAAAGAGPTAQPGLAGPGAWAPGPRQPPGPLLPAAGPHRLPERADLLPGRAAGVLFLQEGAVTGRTKALEPMDCLLTPPSPLYWAWPVGHCKPRQERGPTLLNQEAPRAGWGEGSSSV, from the exons GCCCCAGCTCAGTGGAGGCACAGGTGGCCCCCACTGCCCAGAAGAGCAGCTGCCACCAGGGTCCAGGGGATGACGGAGCCCCCTTCTCTAG CCGCAGGGTGTGTGCCATCGGGGTTCCCAGGGGCCCCGTGTCCGAGTCCTTCGTGCAACGCGTGTACCAGCCCTTTCTCACCACCTGCGATGGGCACCGAGCCTGCAGCACATACCG gacCATCTATAGGACCGCCTACCGCCGCAGTCCTGGGCCGGCCCCCGCCAGGCCTCGCTACGCCTGCTGCCCCGGCTGGAAGAGGACCAGTGGGCTCCCCGGGGCCTGCGGAGCAG CAGTATGCCAGCCTCCATGCCAGAACGGAGGGGTCTGTGTCCAGCCAGGCCGCTGCCACTGCCCTGCAGGATGGCGGGgcgacacctgccagacag ACGTGGATGAATGCAGTGCTGGACGGGGCGGCTGTCCCCAGCGCTGTGTCAACACCGCAGGGAGTTATTGGTGCCAGTGTTGGGAGGGGCACAGCCCCTCTGCGGATGGGGCAATCTGCCTGCCCAAGAGAGGGACTGCCAGGGTCCCCCACCCGCACCCCACAACAG AAGCTGCAGCTGGTGCTGGCCCCACTGCACAGCCTGGCCTCGCGGGCCCTGGAGCATGGGCTCCCGGACCCCGGCAGCCTCCTGGCCCACTCCTTCCAGCAGCTGGACCGCATCGACTCCCTGAGCGAGCAGATCTCCTTCCTGGAAGAGCAGCTGGGGTCTT GTTCCTGCAAGAAGGAGCTGTGACAGGCCGGACCAAGGCCCTGGAGCCCATGGACTGtctcctcaccccaccctccccactgtACTGGGCATGGCCGGTGGGGCACTGCAAGCCAAGACAGGAGAGGGGCCCCACCCTCCTTAACCAGGAGGCACCCAGGGCCGGGTGGGGCGAGGGGTCCTCCTCTGTGTGA
- the EGFL7 gene encoding epidermal growth factor-like protein 7 isoform X19 has protein sequence MGHSLALAPLLSQATPAVCPRNARPFVRWKGQAPAQWRHRWPPLPRRAAATRVQGMTEPPSLAVCQPPCQNGGVCVQPGRCHCPAGWRGDTCQTDVDECSAGRGGCPQRCVNTAGSYWCQCWEGHSPSADGAICLPKRGTARVPHPHPTTEAAAGAGPTAQPGLAGPGAWAPGPRQPPGPLLPAAGPHRLPERADLLPGRAAGVLFLQEGAVTGRTKALEPMDCLLTPPSPLYWAWPVGHCKPRQERGPTLLNQEAPRAGWGEGSSSV, from the exons ATGGGGCACTCACTGGCCCTGGCCCCGCTGCTGTCTCAGGCCACACCAGCAGTCTGTCCGAGGAACGCGCGCCCATTTGTCAGATGGAAGGGGCAG GCCCCAGCTCAGTGGAGGCACAGGTGGCCCCCACTGCCCAGAAGAGCAGCTGCCACCAGGGTCCAGGGGATGACGGAGCCCCCTTCTCTAG CAGTATGCCAGCCTCCATGCCAGAACGGAGGGGTCTGTGTCCAGCCAGGCCGCTGCCACTGCCCTGCAGGATGGCGGGgcgacacctgccagacag ACGTGGATGAATGCAGTGCTGGACGGGGCGGCTGTCCCCAGCGCTGTGTCAACACCGCAGGGAGTTATTGGTGCCAGTGTTGGGAGGGGCACAGCCCCTCTGCGGATGGGGCAATCTGCCTGCCCAAGAGAGGGACTGCCAGGGTCCCCCACCCGCACCCCACAACAG AAGCTGCAGCTGGTGCTGGCCCCACTGCACAGCCTGGCCTCGCGGGCCCTGGAGCATGGGCTCCCGGACCCCGGCAGCCTCCTGGCCCACTCCTTCCAGCAGCTGGACCGCATCGACTCCCTGAGCGAGCAGATCTCCTTCCTGGAAGAGCAGCTGGGGTCTT GTTCCTGCAAGAAGGAGCTGTGACAGGCCGGACCAAGGCCCTGGAGCCCATGGACTGtctcctcaccccaccctccccactgtACTGGGCATGGCCGGTGGGGCACTGCAAGCCAAGACAGGAGAGGGGCCCCACCCTCCTTAACCAGGAGGCACCCAGGGCCGGGTGGGGCGAGGGGTCCTCCTCTGTGTGA
- the EGFL7 gene encoding epidermal growth factor-like protein 7 isoform X8: protein MWGSRELLLVWFLVLAVGGTQHIYRPGRRVCAIGVPRGPVSESFVQRVYQPFLTTCDGHRACSTYRTIYRTAYRRSPGPAPARPRYACCPGWKRTSGLPGACGAAVCQPPCQNGGVCVQPGRCHCPAGWRGDTCQTDVDECSAGRGGCPQRCVNTAGSYWCQCWEGHSPSADGAICLPKRGTARVPHPHPTTEAAAGAGPTAQPGLAGPGAWAPGPRQPPGPLLPAAGPHRLPERADLLPGRAAGVLFLQEGAVTGRTKALEPMDCLLTPPSPLYWAWPVGHCKPRQERGPTLLNQEAPRAGWGEGSSSV from the exons ATGTGGGGCTCCCGGGAGCTGCTTCTGGTGTGGTTCCTGGTGCTGGCAGTGGGCGGCACCCAGCATATCTACCGGCCTGG CCGCAGGGTGTGTGCCATCGGGGTTCCCAGGGGCCCCGTGTCCGAGTCCTTCGTGCAACGCGTGTACCAGCCCTTTCTCACCACCTGCGATGGGCACCGAGCCTGCAGCACATACCG gacCATCTATAGGACCGCCTACCGCCGCAGTCCTGGGCCGGCCCCCGCCAGGCCTCGCTACGCCTGCTGCCCCGGCTGGAAGAGGACCAGTGGGCTCCCCGGGGCCTGCGGAGCAG CAGTATGCCAGCCTCCATGCCAGAACGGAGGGGTCTGTGTCCAGCCAGGCCGCTGCCACTGCCCTGCAGGATGGCGGGgcgacacctgccagacag ACGTGGATGAATGCAGTGCTGGACGGGGCGGCTGTCCCCAGCGCTGTGTCAACACCGCAGGGAGTTATTGGTGCCAGTGTTGGGAGGGGCACAGCCCCTCTGCGGATGGGGCAATCTGCCTGCCCAAGAGAGGGACTGCCAGGGTCCCCCACCCGCACCCCACAACAG AAGCTGCAGCTGGTGCTGGCCCCACTGCACAGCCTGGCCTCGCGGGCCCTGGAGCATGGGCTCCCGGACCCCGGCAGCCTCCTGGCCCACTCCTTCCAGCAGCTGGACCGCATCGACTCCCTGAGCGAGCAGATCTCCTTCCTGGAAGAGCAGCTGGGGTCTT GTTCCTGCAAGAAGGAGCTGTGACAGGCCGGACCAAGGCCCTGGAGCCCATGGACTGtctcctcaccccaccctccccactgtACTGGGCATGGCCGGTGGGGCACTGCAAGCCAAGACAGGAGAGGGGCCCCACCCTCCTTAACCAGGAGGCACCCAGGGCCGGGTGGGGCGAGGGGTCCTCCTCTGTGTGA
- the EGFL7 gene encoding epidermal growth factor-like protein 7 isoform X27 translates to MAKPGPGQHQAPAQWRHRWPPLPRRAAATRVQGMTEPPSLVCQPPCQNGGVCVQPGRCHCPAGWRGDTCQTDVDECSAGRGGCPQRCVNTAGSYWCQCWEGHSPSADGAICLPKRGTARVPHPHPTTEAAAGAGPTAQPGLAGPGAWAPGPRQPPGPLLPAAGPHRLPERADLLPGRAAGVLFLQEGAVTGRTKALEPMDCLLTPPSPLYWAWPVGHCKPRQERGPTLLNQEAPRAGWGEGSSSV, encoded by the exons GCCCCAGCTCAGTGGAGGCACAGGTGGCCCCCACTGCCCAGAAGAGCAGCTGCCACCAGGGTCCAGGGGATGACGGAGCCCCCTTCTCTAG TATGCCAGCCTCCATGCCAGAACGGAGGGGTCTGTGTCCAGCCAGGCCGCTGCCACTGCCCTGCAGGATGGCGGGgcgacacctgccagacag ACGTGGATGAATGCAGTGCTGGACGGGGCGGCTGTCCCCAGCGCTGTGTCAACACCGCAGGGAGTTATTGGTGCCAGTGTTGGGAGGGGCACAGCCCCTCTGCGGATGGGGCAATCTGCCTGCCCAAGAGAGGGACTGCCAGGGTCCCCCACCCGCACCCCACAACAG AAGCTGCAGCTGGTGCTGGCCCCACTGCACAGCCTGGCCTCGCGGGCCCTGGAGCATGGGCTCCCGGACCCCGGCAGCCTCCTGGCCCACTCCTTCCAGCAGCTGGACCGCATCGACTCCCTGAGCGAGCAGATCTCCTTCCTGGAAGAGCAGCTGGGGTCTT GTTCCTGCAAGAAGGAGCTGTGACAGGCCGGACCAAGGCCCTGGAGCCCATGGACTGtctcctcaccccaccctccccactgtACTGGGCATGGCCGGTGGGGCACTGCAAGCCAAGACAGGAGAGGGGCCCCACCCTCCTTAACCAGGAGGCACCCAGGGCCGGGTGGGGCGAGGGGTCCTCCTCTGTGTGA
- the EGFL7 gene encoding epidermal growth factor-like protein 7 isoform X26: protein MAKPGPGQHQAPAQWRHRWPPLPRRAAATRVQGMTEPPSLAVCQPPCQNGGVCVQPGRCHCPAGWRGDTCQTDVDECSAGRGGCPQRCVNTAGSYWCQCWEGHSPSADGAICLPKRGTARVPHPHPTTEAAAGAGPTAQPGLAGPGAWAPGPRQPPGPLLPAAGPHRLPERADLLPGRAAGVLFLQEGAVTGRTKALEPMDCLLTPPSPLYWAWPVGHCKPRQERGPTLLNQEAPRAGWGEGSSSV from the exons GCCCCAGCTCAGTGGAGGCACAGGTGGCCCCCACTGCCCAGAAGAGCAGCTGCCACCAGGGTCCAGGGGATGACGGAGCCCCCTTCTCTAG CAGTATGCCAGCCTCCATGCCAGAACGGAGGGGTCTGTGTCCAGCCAGGCCGCTGCCACTGCCCTGCAGGATGGCGGGgcgacacctgccagacag ACGTGGATGAATGCAGTGCTGGACGGGGCGGCTGTCCCCAGCGCTGTGTCAACACCGCAGGGAGTTATTGGTGCCAGTGTTGGGAGGGGCACAGCCCCTCTGCGGATGGGGCAATCTGCCTGCCCAAGAGAGGGACTGCCAGGGTCCCCCACCCGCACCCCACAACAG AAGCTGCAGCTGGTGCTGGCCCCACTGCACAGCCTGGCCTCGCGGGCCCTGGAGCATGGGCTCCCGGACCCCGGCAGCCTCCTGGCCCACTCCTTCCAGCAGCTGGACCGCATCGACTCCCTGAGCGAGCAGATCTCCTTCCTGGAAGAGCAGCTGGGGTCTT GTTCCTGCAAGAAGGAGCTGTGACAGGCCGGACCAAGGCCCTGGAGCCCATGGACTGtctcctcaccccaccctccccactgtACTGGGCATGGCCGGTGGGGCACTGCAAGCCAAGACAGGAGAGGGGCCCCACCCTCCTTAACCAGGAGGCACCCAGGGCCGGGTGGGGCGAGGGGTCCTCCTCTGTGTGA
- the EGFL7 gene encoding epidermal growth factor-like protein 7 isoform X9, protein MWGSRELLLVWFLVLAVGGTQHIYRPGRRVCAIGVPRGPVSESFVQRVYQPFLTTCDGHRACSTYRTIYRTAYRRSPGPAPARPRYACCPGWKRTSGLPGACGAVCQPPCQNGGVCVQPGRCHCPAGWRGDTCQTDVDECSAGRGGCPQRCVNTAGSYWCQCWEGHSPSADGAICLPKRGTARVPHPHPTTEAAAGAGPTAQPGLAGPGAWAPGPRQPPGPLLPAAGPHRLPERADLLPGRAAGVLFLQEGAVTGRTKALEPMDCLLTPPSPLYWAWPVGHCKPRQERGPTLLNQEAPRAGWGEGSSSV, encoded by the exons ATGTGGGGCTCCCGGGAGCTGCTTCTGGTGTGGTTCCTGGTGCTGGCAGTGGGCGGCACCCAGCATATCTACCGGCCTGG CCGCAGGGTGTGTGCCATCGGGGTTCCCAGGGGCCCCGTGTCCGAGTCCTTCGTGCAACGCGTGTACCAGCCCTTTCTCACCACCTGCGATGGGCACCGAGCCTGCAGCACATACCG gacCATCTATAGGACCGCCTACCGCCGCAGTCCTGGGCCGGCCCCCGCCAGGCCTCGCTACGCCTGCTGCCCCGGCTGGAAGAGGACCAGTGGGCTCCCCGGGGCCTGCGGAGCAG TATGCCAGCCTCCATGCCAGAACGGAGGGGTCTGTGTCCAGCCAGGCCGCTGCCACTGCCCTGCAGGATGGCGGGgcgacacctgccagacag ACGTGGATGAATGCAGTGCTGGACGGGGCGGCTGTCCCCAGCGCTGTGTCAACACCGCAGGGAGTTATTGGTGCCAGTGTTGGGAGGGGCACAGCCCCTCTGCGGATGGGGCAATCTGCCTGCCCAAGAGAGGGACTGCCAGGGTCCCCCACCCGCACCCCACAACAG AAGCTGCAGCTGGTGCTGGCCCCACTGCACAGCCTGGCCTCGCGGGCCCTGGAGCATGGGCTCCCGGACCCCGGCAGCCTCCTGGCCCACTCCTTCCAGCAGCTGGACCGCATCGACTCCCTGAGCGAGCAGATCTCCTTCCTGGAAGAGCAGCTGGGGTCTT GTTCCTGCAAGAAGGAGCTGTGACAGGCCGGACCAAGGCCCTGGAGCCCATGGACTGtctcctcaccccaccctccccactgtACTGGGCATGGCCGGTGGGGCACTGCAAGCCAAGACAGGAGAGGGGCCCCACCCTCCTTAACCAGGAGGCACCCAGGGCCGGGTGGGGCGAGGGGTCCTCCTCTGTGTGA
- the EGFL7 gene encoding epidermal growth factor-like protein 7 isoform X12 codes for MTEPPSLGHPEEKAVPPGDTGHVGLPGAASGVVPGAGSGRHPAYLPAWPQGVCHRGSQGPRVRVLRATRVPALSHHLRWAPSLQHIPQYASLHARTEGSVSSQAAATALQDGGATPARQTWMNAVLDGAAVPSAVSTPQGVIGASVGRGTAPLRMGQSACPREGLPGSPTRTPQQPTDWKTVPSGVPSGSRPGSLETPHLRWRRDIITFGVDSEVKEEVQRLRSRVDVLEQKLQLVLAPLHSLASRALEHGLPDPGSLLAHSFQQLDRIDSLSEQISFLEEQLGSCSCKKEL; via the exons ATGACGGAGCCCCCTTCTCTAG GGCACCCTGAGGAGAAGGCCGTCCCACCTGGAGACACAGGCCATGTGGGGCTCCCGGGAGCTGCTTCTGGTGTGGTTCCTGGTGCTGGCAGTGGGCGGCACCCAGCATATCTACCGGCCTGG CCGCAGGGTGTGTGCCATCGGGGTTCCCAGGGGCCCCGTGTCCGAGTCCTTCGTGCAACGCGTGTACCAGCCCTTTCTCACCACCTGCGATGGGCACCGAGCCTGCAGCACATACCG CAGTATGCCAGCCTCCATGCCAGAACGGAGGGGTCTGTGTCCAGCCAGGCCGCTGCCACTGCCCTGCAGGATGGCGGGgcgacacctgccagacag ACGTGGATGAATGCAGTGCTGGACGGGGCGGCTGTCCCCAGCGCTGTGTCAACACCGCAGGGAGTTATTGGTGCCAGTGTTGGGAGGGGCACAGCCCCTCTGCGGATGGGGCAATCTGCCTGCCCAAGAGAGGGACTGCCAGGGTCCCCCACCCGCACCCCACAACAG CCAACAGACTGGAAGACGGTCCCCTCCGGGGTCCCATCCGGGTCCCGCCCCGGCAGCCTGGAGACGCCGCACCTCCGCTGGCGACGGGACATTATTACTTTTG GAGTGGACAGTGAGGTGAAGGAGGAGGTGCAGAGGCTTCGGTCAAGGGTGGACGTGCTGGAGCAG AAGCTGCAGCTGGTGCTGGCCCCACTGCACAGCCTGGCCTCGCGGGCCCTGGAGCATGGGCTCCCGGACCCCGGCAGCCTCCTGGCCCACTCCTTCCAGCAGCTGGACCGCATCGACTCCCTGAGCGAGCAGATCTCCTTCCTGGAAGAGCAGCTGGGGTCTT GTTCCTGCAAGAAGGAGCTGTGA
- the EGFL7 gene encoding epidermal growth factor-like protein 7 isoform X17, which produces MWGSRELLLVWFLVLAVGGTQHIYRPGRRVCAIGVPRGPVSESFVQRVYQPFLTTCDGHRACSTYRTIYRTAYRRSPGPAPARPRYACCPGWKRTSGLPGACGAAVCQPPCQNGGVCVQPGRCHCPAGWRGDTCQTDVDECSAGRGGCPQRCVNTAGSYWCQCWEGHSPSADGAICLPKRGTARVPHPHPTTGVDSEVKEEVQRLRSRVDVLEQKLQLVLAPLHSLASRALEHGLPDPGSLLAHSFQQLDRIDSLSEQISFLEEQLGSCSCKKEL; this is translated from the exons ATGTGGGGCTCCCGGGAGCTGCTTCTGGTGTGGTTCCTGGTGCTGGCAGTGGGCGGCACCCAGCATATCTACCGGCCTGG CCGCAGGGTGTGTGCCATCGGGGTTCCCAGGGGCCCCGTGTCCGAGTCCTTCGTGCAACGCGTGTACCAGCCCTTTCTCACCACCTGCGATGGGCACCGAGCCTGCAGCACATACCG gacCATCTATAGGACCGCCTACCGCCGCAGTCCTGGGCCGGCCCCCGCCAGGCCTCGCTACGCCTGCTGCCCCGGCTGGAAGAGGACCAGTGGGCTCCCCGGGGCCTGCGGAGCAG CAGTATGCCAGCCTCCATGCCAGAACGGAGGGGTCTGTGTCCAGCCAGGCCGCTGCCACTGCCCTGCAGGATGGCGGGgcgacacctgccagacag ACGTGGATGAATGCAGTGCTGGACGGGGCGGCTGTCCCCAGCGCTGTGTCAACACCGCAGGGAGTTATTGGTGCCAGTGTTGGGAGGGGCACAGCCCCTCTGCGGATGGGGCAATCTGCCTGCCCAAGAGAGGGACTGCCAGGGTCCCCCACCCGCACCCCACAACAG GAGTGGACAGTGAGGTGAAGGAGGAGGTGCAGAGGCTTCGGTCAAGGGTGGACGTGCTGGAGCAG AAGCTGCAGCTGGTGCTGGCCCCACTGCACAGCCTGGCCTCGCGGGCCCTGGAGCATGGGCTCCCGGACCCCGGCAGCCTCCTGGCCCACTCCTTCCAGCAGCTGGACCGCATCGACTCCCTGAGCGAGCAGATCTCCTTCCTGGAAGAGCAGCTGGGGTCTT GTTCCTGCAAGAAGGAGCTGTGA
- the EGFL7 gene encoding epidermal growth factor-like protein 7 isoform X32 — translation MAKPGPGQHQAPAQWRHRWPPLPRRAAATRVQGMTEPPSLGPSIGPPTAAVLGRPPPGLATPAAPAGRGPVGSPGPAEQQYASLHARTEGSVSSQAAATALQDGGATPARQTWMNAVLDGAAVPSAVSTPQGVIGASVGRGTAPLRMGQSACPREGLPGSPTRTPQQKLQLVLAPLHSLASRALEHGLPDPGSLLAHSFQQLDRIDSLSEQISFLEEQLGSCSCKKEL, via the exons GCCCCAGCTCAGTGGAGGCACAGGTGGCCCCCACTGCCCAGAAGAGCAGCTGCCACCAGGGTCCAGGGGATGACGGAGCCCCCTTCTCTAG gacCATCTATAGGACCGCCTACCGCCGCAGTCCTGGGCCGGCCCCCGCCAGGCCTCGCTACGCCTGCTGCCCCGGCTGGAAGAGGACCAGTGGGCTCCCCGGGGCCTGCGGAGCAG CAGTATGCCAGCCTCCATGCCAGAACGGAGGGGTCTGTGTCCAGCCAGGCCGCTGCCACTGCCCTGCAGGATGGCGGGgcgacacctgccagacag ACGTGGATGAATGCAGTGCTGGACGGGGCGGCTGTCCCCAGCGCTGTGTCAACACCGCAGGGAGTTATTGGTGCCAGTGTTGGGAGGGGCACAGCCCCTCTGCGGATGGGGCAATCTGCCTGCCCAAGAGAGGGACTGCCAGGGTCCCCCACCCGCACCCCACAACAG AAGCTGCAGCTGGTGCTGGCCCCACTGCACAGCCTGGCCTCGCGGGCCCTGGAGCATGGGCTCCCGGACCCCGGCAGCCTCCTGGCCCACTCCTTCCAGCAGCTGGACCGCATCGACTCCCTGAGCGAGCAGATCTCCTTCCTGGAAGAGCAGCTGGGGTCTT GTTCCTGCAAGAAGGAGCTGTGA
- the EGFL7 gene encoding epidermal growth factor-like protein 7 isoform X5, which translates to MAKPGPGQHQAPAQWRHRWPPLPRRAAATRVQGMTEPPSLAAGCVPSGFPGAPCPSPSCNACTSPFSPPAMGTEPAAHTGPSIGPPTAAVLGRPPPGLATPAAPAGRGPVGSPGPAEQQYASLHARTEGSVSSQAAATALQDGGATPARQTWMNAVLDGAAVPSAVSTPQGVIGASVGRGTAPLRMGQSACPREGLPGSPTRTPQQPTDWKTVPSGVPSGSRPGSLETPHLRWRRDIITFGVDSEVKEEVQRLRSRVDVLEQKLQLVLAPLHSLASRALEHGLPDPGSLLAHSFQQLDRIDSLSEQISFLEEQLGSCSCKKEL; encoded by the exons GCCCCAGCTCAGTGGAGGCACAGGTGGCCCCCACTGCCCAGAAGAGCAGCTGCCACCAGGGTCCAGGGGATGACGGAGCCCCCTTCTCTAG CCGCAGGGTGTGTGCCATCGGGGTTCCCAGGGGCCCCGTGTCCGAGTCCTTCGTGCAACGCGTGTACCAGCCCTTTCTCACCACCTGCGATGGGCACCGAGCCTGCAGCACATACCG gacCATCTATAGGACCGCCTACCGCCGCAGTCCTGGGCCGGCCCCCGCCAGGCCTCGCTACGCCTGCTGCCCCGGCTGGAAGAGGACCAGTGGGCTCCCCGGGGCCTGCGGAGCAG CAGTATGCCAGCCTCCATGCCAGAACGGAGGGGTCTGTGTCCAGCCAGGCCGCTGCCACTGCCCTGCAGGATGGCGGGgcgacacctgccagacag ACGTGGATGAATGCAGTGCTGGACGGGGCGGCTGTCCCCAGCGCTGTGTCAACACCGCAGGGAGTTATTGGTGCCAGTGTTGGGAGGGGCACAGCCCCTCTGCGGATGGGGCAATCTGCCTGCCCAAGAGAGGGACTGCCAGGGTCCCCCACCCGCACCCCACAACAG CCAACAGACTGGAAGACGGTCCCCTCCGGGGTCCCATCCGGGTCCCGCCCCGGCAGCCTGGAGACGCCGCACCTCCGCTGGCGACGGGACATTATTACTTTTG GAGTGGACAGTGAGGTGAAGGAGGAGGTGCAGAGGCTTCGGTCAAGGGTGGACGTGCTGGAGCAG AAGCTGCAGCTGGTGCTGGCCCCACTGCACAGCCTGGCCTCGCGGGCCCTGGAGCATGGGCTCCCGGACCCCGGCAGCCTCCTGGCCCACTCCTTCCAGCAGCTGGACCGCATCGACTCCCTGAGCGAGCAGATCTCCTTCCTGGAAGAGCAGCTGGGGTCTT GTTCCTGCAAGAAGGAGCTGTGA
- the EGFL7 gene encoding epidermal growth factor-like protein 7 isoform X4: MAKPGPGQHQAPAQWRHRWPPLPRRAAATRVQGMTEPPSLGHPEEKAVPPGDTGHVGLPGAASGVVPGAGSGRHPAYLPAWPQGVCHRGSQGPRVRVLRATRVPALSHHLRWAPSLQHIPQYASLHARTEGSVSSQAAATALQDGGATPARQTWMNAVLDGAAVPSAVSTPQGVIGASVGRGTAPLRMGQSACPREGLPGSPTRTPQQPTDWKTVPSGVPSGSRPGSLETPHLRWRRDIITFGVDSEVKEEVQRLRSRVDVLEQKLQLVLAPLHSLASRALEHGLPDPGSLLAHSFQQLDRIDSLSEQISFLEEQLGSCSCKKEL, encoded by the exons GCCCCAGCTCAGTGGAGGCACAGGTGGCCCCCACTGCCCAGAAGAGCAGCTGCCACCAGGGTCCAGGGGATGACGGAGCCCCCTTCTCTAG GGCACCCTGAGGAGAAGGCCGTCCCACCTGGAGACACAGGCCATGTGGGGCTCCCGGGAGCTGCTTCTGGTGTGGTTCCTGGTGCTGGCAGTGGGCGGCACCCAGCATATCTACCGGCCTGG CCGCAGGGTGTGTGCCATCGGGGTTCCCAGGGGCCCCGTGTCCGAGTCCTTCGTGCAACGCGTGTACCAGCCCTTTCTCACCACCTGCGATGGGCACCGAGCCTGCAGCACATACCG CAGTATGCCAGCCTCCATGCCAGAACGGAGGGGTCTGTGTCCAGCCAGGCCGCTGCCACTGCCCTGCAGGATGGCGGGgcgacacctgccagacag ACGTGGATGAATGCAGTGCTGGACGGGGCGGCTGTCCCCAGCGCTGTGTCAACACCGCAGGGAGTTATTGGTGCCAGTGTTGGGAGGGGCACAGCCCCTCTGCGGATGGGGCAATCTGCCTGCCCAAGAGAGGGACTGCCAGGGTCCCCCACCCGCACCCCACAACAG CCAACAGACTGGAAGACGGTCCCCTCCGGGGTCCCATCCGGGTCCCGCCCCGGCAGCCTGGAGACGCCGCACCTCCGCTGGCGACGGGACATTATTACTTTTG GAGTGGACAGTGAGGTGAAGGAGGAGGTGCAGAGGCTTCGGTCAAGGGTGGACGTGCTGGAGCAG AAGCTGCAGCTGGTGCTGGCCCCACTGCACAGCCTGGCCTCGCGGGCCCTGGAGCATGGGCTCCCGGACCCCGGCAGCCTCCTGGCCCACTCCTTCCAGCAGCTGGACCGCATCGACTCCCTGAGCGAGCAGATCTCCTTCCTGGAAGAGCAGCTGGGGTCTT GTTCCTGCAAGAAGGAGCTGTGA
- the EGFL7 gene encoding epidermal growth factor-like protein 7 isoform X13, producing the protein MGHSLALAPLLSQATPAVCPRNARPFVRWKGQAPAQWRHRWPPLPRRAAATRVQGMTEPPSLAAGCVPSGFPGAPCPSPSCNACTSPFSPPAMGTEPAAHTGPSIGPPTAAVLGRPPPGLATPAAPAGRGPVGSPGPAEQQYASLHARTEGSVSSQAAATALQDGGATPARQTWMNAVLDGAAVPSAVSTPQGVIGASVGRGTAPLRMGQSACPREGLPGSPTRTPQQKLQLVLAPLHSLASRALEHGLPDPGSLLAHSFQQLDRIDSLSEQISFLEEQLGSCSCKKEL; encoded by the exons ATGGGGCACTCACTGGCCCTGGCCCCGCTGCTGTCTCAGGCCACACCAGCAGTCTGTCCGAGGAACGCGCGCCCATTTGTCAGATGGAAGGGGCAG GCCCCAGCTCAGTGGAGGCACAGGTGGCCCCCACTGCCCAGAAGAGCAGCTGCCACCAGGGTCCAGGGGATGACGGAGCCCCCTTCTCTAG CCGCAGGGTGTGTGCCATCGGGGTTCCCAGGGGCCCCGTGTCCGAGTCCTTCGTGCAACGCGTGTACCAGCCCTTTCTCACCACCTGCGATGGGCACCGAGCCTGCAGCACATACCG gacCATCTATAGGACCGCCTACCGCCGCAGTCCTGGGCCGGCCCCCGCCAGGCCTCGCTACGCCTGCTGCCCCGGCTGGAAGAGGACCAGTGGGCTCCCCGGGGCCTGCGGAGCAG CAGTATGCCAGCCTCCATGCCAGAACGGAGGGGTCTGTGTCCAGCCAGGCCGCTGCCACTGCCCTGCAGGATGGCGGGgcgacacctgccagacag ACGTGGATGAATGCAGTGCTGGACGGGGCGGCTGTCCCCAGCGCTGTGTCAACACCGCAGGGAGTTATTGGTGCCAGTGTTGGGAGGGGCACAGCCCCTCTGCGGATGGGGCAATCTGCCTGCCCAAGAGAGGGACTGCCAGGGTCCCCCACCCGCACCCCACAACAG AAGCTGCAGCTGGTGCTGGCCCCACTGCACAGCCTGGCCTCGCGGGCCCTGGAGCATGGGCTCCCGGACCCCGGCAGCCTCCTGGCCCACTCCTTCCAGCAGCTGGACCGCATCGACTCCCTGAGCGAGCAGATCTCCTTCCTGGAAGAGCAGCTGGGGTCTT GTTCCTGCAAGAAGGAGCTGTGA